In the genome of Maribacter forsetii DSM 18668, the window AATATGTAAAAGAAGCAATTAATATCTGTTGATCAAAAGAAAGCTGATCAAACGAAACTTTCATGTTATCTGTACCTTCCACAATTAATTGTGTGTCTGTACAACAAGACTTTTGCGTAATATCTAAATTATCACAATCTGTCTTCACTTTTTCCATGCCGCATGACTTAACCTGATCAACGATTGAAAAATCTACCAACATATCGCCACAATAGTGCATATCTACACTGAATGACATAGTAGTCAAAAGAACTACAGCCGCCATTAAAACAGATACAAATTTGTGAACTAACTTCTTCATTTAGTGCAATATTAATAATTAAAACA includes:
- a CDS encoding HYC_CC_PP family protein, which translates into the protein MKKLVHKFVSVLMAAVVLLTTMSFSVDMHYCGDMLVDFSIVDQVKSCGMEKVKTDCDNLDITQKSCCTDTQLIVEGTDNMKVSFDQLSFDQQILIASFTYSYLNLFKGINSTKISFKDYAPPFVKQDVQVLHQSFLI